Proteins found in one Quercus robur chromosome 2, dhQueRobu3.1, whole genome shotgun sequence genomic segment:
- the LOC126704359 gene encoding receptor-like protein EIX2 produces the protein MMMMKEGSLLRITLSLLLCLLSIHPPNFCTAHSHSEVRCIESERHALFNFKQHLTDPSNRLASWASDVDCCHWVGVVCHNRTGHVLQLHLRTFYPPYDELTTFEQRRAQFEAYDRSVFGGKINPSLLDLKHLIYLDLSYNYFDHTPIPKFLCSMGSLRYLNLSNAGFGGLIPHQLGNLSNLHYLDLGENNLYVMNLQWLSRLSLLQHLDLSYANLSQASDWLQEINKLPSLSELRLSSCHLSTSILPMHNINFSSLTTLDLSSNSFENTSILFWVFGLHNLVSLDLYDNEFQGPIPVHLQNLTSLRQLDLSVNTFNSSIPNWLYSFSHLEFLNLNYNHLQGTISSAIENLTSTISIDLSYNELNGKVPRSLGNLCKLREIRLSSNKWSCEMSEIFESLLGCVSNRLEILKMDSAHLYGQLIDELGQYKNLVILSLRNNSISGPIPLSIGNLSSLRSLNLQSNQINGTLPQSFGLHSKLEYLNIGLNKLEGVVLEVHFANLMRLKTLVASQNQLTLEISDTWTPPFQLNTLVLRSWNLGSKFPPWLYSQKQLLSLDISNTRIKDAVPPWFWNLSSQFTYLNISHNQIYGEIPHIPLILSFPSIIDVSSNNFTGPLPCISSNVTFLDLSNNSLSGSISHFLCYKKNEPKNMEFLNLGKNLLSGKISNCWMKWQSLFALNLGNNNFTGKIPASIGSLIYLESLHLYNNKFSGKLLSLLKNCKDLFTIDIGKNEFDGSIPKWIGHRLSSLMILSLHSNNFYGQIPDELCALTSLQILDLSHNKLFGSIPKCVNNFSMMARDNNSNYPLFLSLLSVAYSSTPFESELLVIKGNSLEYSTTLRLVNMIDLSNNNLSGEIPKEVASLQGLQSLNLSFNILTGKIPENIGDMGSLESIDFSVNQLSGQIPQSMSSLTFLSQLNLSNNNLIGRIPSSTQLQSLSASNFFGNKLCGPPLTDNCTINYVKPNIENKRSKGFGGHMVDWFFVSKALGFVVGFWVVLGPLLWNKQWRILYFQFLDHIGYKLSGVVVQTWLWYTIPGEDNQEGRMFHLIKDGKDAMFMTTLVGGHGHIHVYVQHPIHDPILVNNGNGVTLDLVVEPEHKCEREPEPEWYSSSDGKLAYEDRDDFYNGDDDFDGQYFYRGDEDDRDDRGRDDSDSDVEILGCRRPSKEPVVEEPQGDRAVTTDSNESSSDAEMEGTREMNPNQRYVDEDSSDSWDNDGEATLPEQMGVGVVNSNYTSEELLSLTESSSSGDEGVDDSDSEGDGDTAHGHVDNVTRRKKFPVFKPVSNPKHMRFEKNMLFVSPNQFKDAIIEYAVNGG, from the exons atgatgatgatgaaggaGGGTTCCTTGTTGAGAATTACTTTAAGCCTTCTCCTTTGTTTGCTTTCTATTCATCCTCCTAACTTCTGCACTGCCCACTCCCACTCTGAGGTTCGTTGCATTGAAAGCGAGCGACACGCCCTTTTCAACTTCAAGCAACACCTTACAGATCCTTCTAACCGCCTTGCCTCTTGGGCATCTGACGTGGATTGTTGTCACTGGGTCGGTGTTGTCTGCCACAACCGCACCGGTCATGTCCTCCAACTCCATCTCAGAACCTTTTATCCTCCGTATGACGAGCTTACTACTTTTGAACAACGGAGAGCCCAATTTGAAGCCTATGATAGGTCAGTGTTCGGCGGTAAGATAAATCCTTCTCTGCTTGATTTGAAGCATTTGATTTACTTAGACCTTAGCTACAATTATTTCGATCATACTCCAATTCCCAAATTCCTCTGTTCTATGGGGAGCTTAAGATATCTTAATCTCTCCAATGCGGGATTTGGGGGATTGATTCCTCATCAACTTGGGAATCTCTCTAATTTGCACTATCTCGATCTTggagaaaataatttatatgtGATGAACCTTCAATGGCTCTCTCGTCTTTCTTTACTACAACACCTTGATTTGAGTTATGCAAACCTTAGCCAAGCCTCTGATTGGCTACAGGAGATAAACAAACTCCCTTCCTTGTCAGAGTTGCGATTGTCATCTTGCCACCTTTCTACTTCCATCCTACCGATGCACAATATTAACTTCTCATCTCTCACAACCCTTGATCTTTCATCCAACAGTTTTGAAAACACTTCAATTCTATTTTGGGTCTTTGGTCTTCACAACCTGGTTTCTCTTGATCTATATGACAATGAGTTTCAAGGTCCAATCCCTGTTCATCTCCAGAACTTGACTTCACTTAGGCAACTTGATCTATCTGTCAACACTTTCAACTCTTCAATTCCTAATTGGCTATACAGTTTTAGTCATCTTGAGTTCCTCAACCTCAATTACAATCACTTGCAAGGTACAATCTCTAGTGCCATTGAAAACCTAACATCTACCATTAGCATAGACTTGTCATACAATGAACTTAATGGAAAGGTACCAAGATCTTTGGGTAATCTCTGCAAGTTAAGGGAAATTAGATTGTCAAGCAACAAATGGAGTTGTGAGATGTCTGAAATCTTTGAAAGTTTATTAGGATGTGTTTCAAATAGACTAGAGATCTTAAAAATGGACAGTGCTCATTTGTATGGGCAGTTGATTGATGAACTTGGGCAATATAAAAATCTAGTCATCCTTTCTTTGAGGAATAATTCAATTTCAGGTCCAATTCCATTGTCTATAGGAAATCTTTCCTCTTTGAGATCCTTAAACCTTCAGAGTAATCAAATTAACGGTACTCTCCCTCAAAGTTTTGGACTGCACTCCAAATTAGAGTATCTGAATATTGGTTTAAATAAGTTGGAGGGTGTGGTGTTAGAAGTTCATTTTGCCAatttaatgagattaaaaaCACTTGTTGCATCTCAGAACCAACTAACTTTAGAAATAAGTGACACTTGGACCCCTCCTTTTCAACTCAACACCTTAGTTTTGAGATCATGGAATTTAGGGTCAAAATTTCCTCCGTGGCTCTATTCACAAAAGCAACTTCTGAGCTTGGACATATCCAACACAAGGATTAAAGATGCAGTTCCTCCTTGGTTTTGGAACTTGTCTTCTCAGTTTACTTATCTAAATATCTCTCACAATCAAATCTATGGAGAGATTCCACATATCCCTTTGATTTTGTCCTTTCCTTCAATAATTGATGTGAGTTCAAATAACTTCACAGGTCCATTACCTTGTATATCCTCGAATGTGACCTTTCTTGATCTTTCTAACAATTCACTATCAGGATCTATTTCTCACTTTTTGTGTTACAAGAAGAATGAGCCCAAAAATATGGAATTTCTCAATCTTGGAAAAAATCTTTTATCAGGGAAAATAAGTAATTGTTGGATGAAGTGGCAAAGCTTGTTTGCCTTAAATTTGGGGAACAACAATTTCACTGGTAAAATTCCAGCATCCATTGGATCTTTAATTTATCTTGAGTCTTTGCATCTTTACAACAACAAATTCTCCGGAAAACTTCTATCCTTGTTGAAAAATTGTAAAGACTTGTTTACTATTGATATTGGCAAAAATGAATTTGATGGGAGCATACCTAAGTGGATTGGACATAGACTTTCAAGCTTGATGATTCTCAGCCTTCACTCCAATAATTTCTATGGTCAAATACCGGATGAACTTTGTGCTCTAACTTCACTACAAATCCTTGACCTTTCACATAATAAGCTGTTTGGAAGCATACCTAAATGTGTTAACAATTTCAGTATGATGGCCAGAGATAACAATTCAAATTATCCCCTTTTTTTGTCTCTTCTGTCAGTGGCTTATAGTTCTACCCCTTTTGAAAGTGAATTGCTTGTGATTAAGGGAAATTCTCTTGAGTATTCCACAACACTTCGACTGGTAAATATGATAGATCTTTCCAACAACAATTTGTCAGGAGAGATTCCTAAAGAAGTGGCTAGTCTCCAAGGACTACAATCATTGAATTTGTCATTTAATATCTTGACTGGAAAAATTCCGGAGAATATAGGTGATATGGGATCACTAGAATCTATTGATTTCTCTGTAAACCAACTTTCAGGTCAAATTCCTCAAAGTATGTCAAGTTTGACATTTTTGAGCCAGTTGAACTTGTCAAACAACAATTTGATTGGGAGAATCCCTTCAAGCACTCAGCTACAAAGCCTTAGCGCATccaatttttttggaaacaaGCTTTGTGGACCTCCACTTACTGATAATTGCACTATAAATTATGTAAAACCAAACATTGAAAACAAAAGGAGCAAGGGTTTTGGTGGGCATATGGTGGATTGGTTTTTTGTAAGTAAGGCACTTGGATTTGTGGTTGGGTTTTGGGTTGTATTGGGTCCTTTACTATGGAACAAGCAATGGAGAATTTTGTATTTTCAATTCCTAGATCACATAGGGTACAAGCTTAGTGGTGTAGTGGTACAAACTTG GTTGTGGTACACAATACCTGGGGAGGATAATCAGGAGGGTAGGATGTTCCACTTGATCAAGGATGGCAAGGATGCAATGTTCATGACTACTTTGGTGGGGGGTCATGGACATATTCATGTATATGTCCAGCATCCAATACATGACCCTATACTGGTTAATAATGGTAATGGTGTGACATTGGACCTTGTTGTAGAGCCTGAGCATAAGTGTGAGCGTGAGCCTGAGCCTGAGTGGTACAGTTCTAGTGATGGAAAACTTGCTTATGAGGATAGAGATGACTTCTATAATGGTGATGATGATTTTGATGGTCAGTACTTCTATAGGGGTGATGAGGATGATAGGGATGATAGGGGTAGGGATGATTCTGATTCTGATGTTGAAATACTTGGATGTAGGAGACCTAGTAAGGAACCAGTTGTTGAGGAACCACAAGGGGATAGGGCTGTCACTACTGATAGTAATGAGAGTTCTAGTGATGCTGAAATGGAAGGGACTAGAGAAATGAACCCCAACCAACGGTATGTGGATGAAGATAGTAGTGATAGCTGGGACAATGATGGTGAGGCAACATTGCCAGAACAAATGGGGGTTGGTGTAGTGAACTCAAATTACACCAGTGAGGAGCTGTTAAGTCTAACTGAGTCATCATCTAGTGGTGATGAAGGGGTTGATGATAGTGACAGTGAGGGTGATGGTGATACTGCTCATGGACATGTGGATAATGTCACTAGGAGGAAGAAGTTTCCAGTGTTTAAACCAGTTTCTAATCCTAAACACATGAGGTTTGAGAAGAATATGTTGTTTGTTTCCCCTAATCAGTTCAAGGATGCTATCATTGAGTATGCAGTGAATGGTGGATAG
- the LOC126707376 gene encoding uncharacterized protein LOC126707376 — translation MWTLTGLPPVQPPIKRRPLGRPKKKRTREPNEPKRGHSKGLGIAKRCKSCGKIGHNKRSCKGEVGGNSSLPTAGGGGPNSRISRQKQTTNEPSGGVAINEPNPPRAPPTTRVGSNAATTRQATSSAPPNNTTSNPSSNTHGNPKKRKKGSVTSETLNASRNASRYREALSQSSMHGPMG, via the exons ATGTGGACCCTAACTGGACTCCCACCTGTGCAGCCTCCAATAAAGAGAAGGCCACTTGGCAGGCCCAAGAAGAAGAGAACAAGGGAACCCAATGAACCAAAAAGGGGTCATAGCAAGGGGTTGGGTATTGCTAAGAGGTGCAAGTCATGTGGGAAGATAGGTCACAATAAAAGAAGTTGCAAAGGTGAGGTTGGAGGGAATTCTTCACTGCCTACagctggtggtggtggtccAAACAGCAGGATTTCTAGGCAAAAACAG ACAACTAATGAGCCAAGTGGAGGAGTGGCCATCAATGAGCCAAATCCACCAAGGGCACCACCTACCACGAGAGTTGGAAGCAATGCAGCAACTACCAGACAAGCTACAAGTAGTGCACCCCCCAATAATACAACATCCAATCCAAGCAGCAACACACATGGAAAtccaaagaagagaaagaaggggAGTGTCACAAGTGAGACTTTGAATGCATCAAGAAATGCATCTAGGTACAGAGAAGCATTGAGCCAGTCATCTATGCATGGGCCAATGGGATAA